The following DNA comes from Rosa rugosa chromosome 5, drRosRugo1.1, whole genome shotgun sequence.
GAAGAGCGACGCGAGCACGCCCACCTCAGAAATATCAACAACAAATAGCGTGTCGCTCGCTACTACAATGCTAGGGTCCTACCTCGCCTCCTTTCTGTCGGGGACTGGGTGATGAAGGAAAGGATGCCAACCTTAACGGGGCTTAAGGCCACCTGGGAAGGGCCGTACGAAATCGTCGAGGCCGTCAGACCTGCCACCTTCTACCTAAAGGGAACAGACGGCGTCACCCTCCCTCACCCATGGAACGCCCAGCATCTCCGATACTACCCCAAGTAGGGCAAGGGTTCCAGTCTCGCCTCCGCAGCACTATCGCAACCCCCCATGCTTGTAAGCGTTTATTATCTTCTTTTACCTCTCCTTGTCGTGTATTTATCAGCTGCCTCCGCGCAGTAATCTATGATATGATATTACATATATCTCGAATGCTCTCACAATGAACACAACGCTCCCCATCGCCACACCTGCTTAACGAAATAACCAAATGTTAGCACTCATCACCTGTCGACCTATGATTGGTCATTTTTTTCTCACTATTATCGCCATAGGCCTTCCGATGGCCACCATAACACCGGGCAAGGGCACGCTGTATAGTAATCCCAACTCACTGCCTACGCGATATGCCACCAATCGAACAAATGAATGTTAATGCGATATCGCCCGCGGCCGGTCTCGCTGACACAGCAAGATGTTGTCCCTCGAGAACCCTTGTGTTTCCAGGCGCGATCCAATGAATGTATAAATGAATGTTACGCGATACGCCAACGTCTGAAAGATTCTTACGCGATACGCCAACGTCTGAAAGATTCTTACGCGATACGCCTACGAATGAATGTTAATGCGATATCGCCCACGGCCGGTCTCGCTGACACAGCAAGATGCTGTCCCTTACGAACCCTTGTGTTGCCAGGCGCGATCCAATGAATGTATAAATGAATGTTACGCGATACGCCAACGTCCGACTGATTTTTACAAGATACgtcaatgaatgaatgaatgttaatGCGATACCGCCCGCCGTCGGCCTCGCTGACACAGCAAGATGCTGCCCCTCCCGAGCCCCTGTGTTACCAGGTGCGATCTAATGAATGAACACGATACGTCAAGTTAATGTTACGCAATACGCCAACGTCTGAATGAAAGTTAATGTTACGCGATACGCCAACGTCTGAATGAAAGTTAATGTTACGCGATACGCCAACGTTTGAATGAATGTTAATATCACGTGATACGCCACTGTCTGAACGAATGAATGAATGAGTAATTACAATATCGCCCCAGGACGGTCTCGCTGACACAGCGAAGTACTGTCCCACGCGAACCCTCGCGCTACCGGGCGCGATACAATGAATGAATGAGTAATGCGATATCACCCACGGCCGGTCTCACTGACACAGCGAAGTACTGTCCCTCGCGAACCCCTGCGTTGCCGTGCGCAATAAAATGAACGACGGAATGGACGAATGCTACGCGATACGCCAACAAATGCGCATGAATCTCAACGCGATATCGCCCACGGCCGGTCTCGCTGACACAGCGAAATGCTGTCTCTCGTGAACCCTTGCGATGGCAGTGGCGATCCACATAACGAATGTCGCGTGATACACCAATGAATGAATCAATCAATGCTACACGATACGCCAACGAACGACGGAATAAACGCCACGATATATTTCACAATGAATCAACTAATTGAATAACGGGTGATACATCACCACGAAAAGTTACTACTACACGACACATCGCGATTCACAAGTCCCTTAACATGGCAAGGGCACACGATATGAGGCAACAGTGGCCAAGGCCAAAGCGACACCACGTCAACCGAGGTTACATTATGTATCGCCTCGCCACTCGCTCTCGCCTCCAGCACCGATTACGCTACCAGGAATAGCGCCTACGTTCGCTCCACCACGAGCATACGTGATACACAATGCAAAGTTCAGAAATAAAGGCGATAGAATACTGAATAGCAATACATGTTCCAAAAGCAAATTCATTACAAAGGGCTTTGCGGCTAATAGCGATACATCAATTGCTACTTTGCACAAGTGCGATACACAATAACATGATTACTACAAACGTGAGACATGCAACTGTCCCCGCATGTCCTCCCGAGTCTGCTAAGAGCTAGCTCCGATCAAGTCTGATTCTTTGGAATTTGAGGAGCTCCGGAAGAAGATCACTGAATTGGAGGATTGATAGGCTGGCCGGGCAATGGTGGGAAAGCCTGGGGAAATTGCGCAGCAGCACTCTCCGCCATATCACCACCCGATCTCCATCGTTATAgcccgccaccccctccaatgATCTTGGTCCTTGGGTTTTCAGTTTTCTAGGAGCACAGATTGCTCAATCCCCAAGCGGGTGATGAAGCCGAGTCCTTGTGAGATTAGGCTATAAAGCCCATAACCCAAGATGAGATTAAGCTATAAAGCCCAGAAATCTGGAAACGTATATTGCCCCGGAGGAAGGGAAGATTTCAGAAGCAAGAGCACAATGAAAAACAACGAAAAAGCCATGTTGAAGGCATGATCCATCATTCCCCTCACCTACCTATTTGTAGGGGATGCCATCACCACCAACCGACTCTGGATGACCAATCGTCGCGTCGCCTTAATGACCTGCATTAATGACAAGGAAACCAATCGACAAAGTAATAAATATATTCGACGCACGGGGGACTATCGCCCAATAATATCAATTCCCCATAAACTTCACATGTTCCAACACCAGGTGGACATCTCACAAGTCAGACCACTCGGTCAACTGTctcaacaaaatccaaatcatttACAGCAAAAGGCAAGAAAACCTATCGCTATCACAAAACGATACGATACAAAGTTAAGTCTCGCCCTCAGCACTACGAGTCTGCTTTACCCGATCCCGCTCACTCGCCACGTCTCGCCCTGCACATCGACCTCCTGACCACTGGCCCCTGGCTCGCCAATAGCATCACCCGCCTCGCGATCGCTAGCTTGACCCGATGCAGGCTCCGACACAACCTGCTCCCGAATCACAATCCCCGGACCTTGACCACCACTTGCCGCACTGGCTTGCGATCTCGCGACCTTCTTGGCCTGTATATCTCGCACCATCTTCTCCTGATAAATCCAGCCGGCAGCGATACCAACCCGAATCTAGTGCAAGGCCCCATCCGAGAAGGCTTTGTTCATCTTCTCTCGAAAATGATTTTTCCGGATATAGAGATCCACCGCCTTTTCCGCACCATCCAGTCTAGCCTTGGCGAGCTTATTCTTGTGCGTCTCGGCAGCAGCGCGCAAGCAGAGGTACTCTTCGGCGAAGTCACTTGATCGTGCCCGCTCCTCGGCTAGCTCCTTCCTCAGCCGCTCCATCTctgcctccctctctcctgCCTCCAGCTCCACATCCCGTAATTGGTCCACCTCCCTCTGCAGATTCCCAACTTGCCCCTCCAGATCCACCACGCGGTCCGGATAGGGAGCCAAACTCTCCAAGGCAGCAGCACGAAGCTCCAACTCGACATCGCGTTCTCGGACCTGCCTTTCCAAATCTTGCAGACGCTCCTCGGCCTCGGCCACCCGGGCCCTAACTTGCTCTACCAACCTCAGGCCATCCTCCGCCCGCTGCAGCTTCCCAGTTAAATCCAGGTTCGCCTCCCTCAGCGGAGCGACAGTACCCTCAGCCTCTTGACGACGGGCCTCCTCTATGGCTAGCGCTTGCTCCAGCTCCATCCTCCTCGCGATCCCTTCATCAATGACTCGCCTAATATCCTCATGCTCCACCCGGCCATGGTCCACCGCATTCTGAAGCTCGCGCGCCCGATTTCTCTCGGCCTCCAGCTCCCCTTGTAGCCGCTCTATCTCTCGATCAAAATGAGCCACCAACTCGCCCGAGGCGTGGTAATTTAAGTTCACAGCCTGCATTATACCATTGTCAACATCTTTACACGAacgcaaaaaaaaataagtaaacCATAAAGACACGTACCCTCATCAATCTTTCCTGAGCCTCCTGATATCTAAGACGCGGATCCTCGGGATTCACGCGATTGCGGTCGCGATGACAGTTCCGCAGGTCAGCGACCATATGAAGGATGGCGCCATCGGTAAATCCAATCTCGCCCAGGGTACGAGCGAGACCCCTGAAAACCTCATCACATGAACCCCTGACAACCTCGAGCGCAACACATTATCCACCCGAGATCTCTTACTGCCACTAGTGTCGATGGCGACACCAACTGGGGGACTCTCGAGGCGAAGTTAAGTCGCCGTCCTCTTCCTTGACCTAACCCCATTCGTACAAGCACAGGTGTCCGATACTCGGACTCCATCCTACTCGCCATCCTGGGTTCCCATCTCGGCAACTTGGGCAACTTCGATTATACCTTCTCCAGACTCGGGCTGTACTTCGGGCACCTCGATTGTCAGCCCTGTCTCGCCAACGGCTTGGCTGGTCACCTCCGCCTCCCCACTATCCACAGTGATGACTTCCCGCGAGACAGGGTCACCCACCTCCTCACCAAAAACGGTCTCCAGCTGTTCTAGAACCGCATCCTGCACCAGGCGAGCACGAGCACTAGTATCGCTCTGACGCCGCTCCACCTCTTCCAGCAGCTCCTCCACGGAGATCTCTACCTCCACCGTGGGCTCCGAGGCCCGAACCCCATCACCAAGACCCTCCCCTCCCGCCGAAACCTGGGGGGACTGCCTCTCTGCTTCCCAAGTCTCGGGGGACTGACGCTCGCCGGCGCACACTTGGGGAAGCTCACCCTCCTCGCCTACCTGCATGGGCTGATCCTGACCACCCCGAGCCGGCTCCCGAGCAACGGGAACTTCATGCCCTTCGGTCCCAGCCTCCTCCTCGACCCGCTGATTGAGATACTCCAGGACGGCATCGGGGAACCTCAGATACATCTCATCGGGAAACGACATACTCACCCGATGATCTGTCACACGCACCTTATCAGGGAGGTCTACATCAATTCGCCTCACCGTCTGCGATTCTCGCAACAACCCTTGGATAATGATGTCAGGATCAATATCGGCATATGGAGCGTCGCTCTTGCTCGGAGCCTCGGTCGGCATATCGGCTACGCAACAAAAAAACAATGTCAGTAGGGATACCCCACAACATATACAACACACCAAGAAAAAGGAGAACCCCTCACCCGGAAACCTCCCCAACTCAAATCTCTCAAAGATCGGAAGCCTACACACACGATAGAACCCCCTGGGAAACGCACCCATCACCCTCGCCACACACTTCCGCTCCAGCTTGGTCAACTTCACCTCCTGCCTCACTAAGATGCACAAAAACGCTATTAGTATACACCAAAGGCAAGAAAACCCACCAAAAAGACAATCACGATACTCACAGATAGGTTGGAACCAGCTTGGAGCCCGGTGCACCATATCCGGATTCTGCCACTGACCACCTACTAGGCACGGCCGTCCCCGCCAACATGAATACATATTCGACGGCAAGTCCTCAATAACGGTGCGGCCGCGCGCCCTGAAATTCACGCACCCGCTATCGCCTCCTTTGGTCGAGTACAACATTTGGAACAAGGAATTGAACTCGCCGATACTTGGACACAACAGCTTGCTCAACTTCCATAGCAGTAATACACCCATTATTTGCCTCAACGCATTGGGCGATAGCTACCCTACCGCTATATTCAGACAAGACAGCAGATACTGTAATTCCTCGGGTAAAGGGAACGTCAACCCACACCTGAGTTGATACTCGTAAAAGCTTGCCCACCCCAACGGGGGGTGACTAAAGGTTTCACCTTCCCTCAGCGGACGCAACAGGACGTTCTCCGGAATCGCCCAAGTGGTCCTCAGTTTGGCGATCTGCTCCTCCGTCATACTCGGGCCCGGCTGATCAATGGGTGTCTCACTAAGGAGCAATCGCCCACGGGGCGTACGTAGGATCTCCAATATCTCAACTTCCTCCGCATCGGGAACATCGGGCACCACGGGTCACTCAACCCTAGCCGAGGCTCCACGAGAGGAACCCTCGCCACTCCCTCGGGACCTCCCCGCGATACTCCCGGGAGAGGCCCCACTACCACCTCCTCGGGAATCACTCTCGCCAGCCCCTCTGGGGCCTCCTCCACCGCGACTACGAGAGGCACCCTCCCCGTCTCCATGAGAAGCACCGGCACCACCACGAGAGGAACCTTCTTGCCCACCACAACCGCGATTCTCACGCGCCATACTCCGAGCTATTCAGATCCTTGACCAGTCGTCTCCTTTCGATATCGCCTTCCTCAAAACTCCCCCGCAAAAATCAAATCCCTGAGCCCTATCCGGAGCAACCAAACGAGACTCAGCTCGACCCAAGACTCAAAACCCCCAAAATCTCACCAGACCTAACGCCACCCAAAACTCGCCGGCAAATCACTTTCCCGAAGCAAGACCCTCCCCACAAGACACACGCACACCAATCCCCCAGACAAACCAAGAAGGTCAAGAGACGGCGTACATGTTCACTCCTCCGGCCGAAATACAGAAACAGCGACGACCACTCCACGTCTAGATAAAAGCTCTCCACACAACTACGACCCCAATCTCACCTAGTCCTTCTCTCAAGCTCCAATACGAACGCCGAAATAGtaaccatctccatctctctcctctGTCCTTATATAAGGACCTCGAGAACACTGGGACCGTTGAATGTGCAAGGACAACCACCCAAGATCTCACCACGTGTCCGACATCCCTAAGCATTACAGAGGTAGTGCGCCGTCGCCTCCGGTCTTCCCGCACACGAAAGCAAATAAGCTCACCACACGTGTCACCATGGAGTAGCCCATGCGCTAAAAGACGCATGCAACCCCACCACCTATTCGCAATAACGACACCACGTCGAACGCCAACAGAACTCAGTCACCCCAGCCAAGACTCCTCCTAggtggggacttgggggactgggGGGTAATGGTTGTACGGAAGCCACGTGGCATAAACTCACCTTGAACTTCCGATACTTTTACCAGCGACAAACTCCCTACCTaagagaactcttgaccggggacttgggggacttgttggtatacaaatacctcctaggcacaagtatcggaagcacaagactcaTATCGCCTATACACCAGCGAGATAAGCTCCCAACGTAGGGGGTTCCGATACCCCTCGGGCGATATCGAGATCCCAAGcgtcccacaccgaaagaaacgggaccaagctcccacaaacctgctacattaaggacatctccaacaaccctaagaggtaactgtttactatcgctttccattatcattatctaactcgatactgacttaggcatcggagcgttgaaggccggcacacccggtcttccctctgacctttgtcTGTTTTGCAGATAATCGAAACCGATAACAATTGTAGCAGACCGATACAACCCGTGTTCAGTTGGGCCAGACTGCTCTCGAGACCACTGAAACACTACCCAACTTCCAGCTAGCTCCCAAGATGTcaaatgatgagagaattgcttcAAGGTATGGGATTTTCGGTTTTACAACCCAAAACACCATACACATCCACAAAACTCAAGAACAAAGGCTTGGATGTGTGAAAGTAAGTGTTGTGATTGATTTAGAGTGTGTAGTAACTTCGGTTTTGGTGAAACCCAAGTGCCTACACACCTATTTCTCACACAAACTCAAAGAACTATGTACAAGGTatgaaaaactaacctaaaactagagaaaagagagattttgaTGCTCCAAAATGAGGGAGCCAAGGGGATGCACGGTTTTGGGAGAGAGGAAGGGCTATTTAAAGGCCAAGGCAATCCAAAtcaagggtggagatcaaaaggATTGAAGGGatagatgtgattgacaaatttataagcacaaaatgtggatctagttttttactccacatagaaatgacctagaaagcccatagatattttggtggaggagaaaaagtaggggtagaagggtcattgtgtaggggaacaaggtaataaatgggagacaaaggtgtaaggtgtaagaataggatcacttgtcatctttcaaattttgaatttcaaaataacctagacctaaagtcttcccacctaaagtctctaaccctagtcagctcttccttgtcctccacacatgttctCGGCCGGCCAACTCAGCCGGAAATGTCCGGAATCCGGCATTGACCACTGTTGACTCATTTTTTGTCCGTTTGCGCACTTTCTTCTCCTATCTTCCTTCAACTGAATCTCCACCAAGAGTTCGGAATTGGCCTTTGACTTCTTCAAACCAAATGTTCCTCCTTGAGTATAGATCATCTTGGTAAAATTTGAGAGCTTAATTCGCCGTGGTTTGCCcggaaatgctgccggaatccgtacaggtccggttttgcagtttttgtCTTCTAGTGCAGAAAATTGCACCGATCTTTTGAAGTCCTTCCACTCCGAACTAGCTTTTGatctcttcataagaaatgatctttaggatgtctagaatagatctggaaattttcagctcatttggagttcattggTCAGgcttccgcccctccttccttatatagctcgctttctcctaacTGGAGTAGCAAAAATGTCCTaagattgactttttagtgcatttccaagcttctccatcatttcctagcatgataagggaaacataataaatatatatctataaacACAAAGGctaagcaaaagtgcaagattaggggaataattattAAGTAATTATGGACATAACAAACGACattgagaagaggaagatagCCTCGTATATGCTTCAAGACGATGCACGGGTGTGGTGGAATTGTACATAGAGATTTAGGGATGTGTCTACCATGACCTGGGATGGTTTTGTGGAAATCTTCAGGAATAAGTACTTTTCGCCTTCAATGAGGGAACAGTTGGAAAGGGAATTCATCTCGCTAGTCCaaaggactaggagtgtgaggGATTATGAGGCGGAATTCTCAAGGCTATATCAGTTTGTGAGACAGATGGACGCTGAGAGTTTGGCTATGAAGTTTTAGTGGGGGCTGAATGCTTCAATCAGGCGCGATGTTGCTGTTCTGGAATTGAGGACGGTGAAGCTCATTTTGGTTAAGGCTTTGGCCATTGAGTAGGAAAACCAAACTTTCCAGGAACAGGAGTCGGTTGAGAGGGACTCCCAAAAGAAGGGAAAGGCAACTGCTAAGAGCAGTGAAGGGACAGGCAATCAAGATGGGTCCTAGAAGAGGCGGAGGACTCATCAACAGGCGCTAGCCAGGGAAGTAGCTGCACCTGTTAGGGTTGTACCTGTGGGGCAAGTGGCAACATATACATAAAGTTAGTtagaatgaagtaacttttcctctTGAATGGAAACTCTCTGATCCAAAGAAACAACTAGAAAGCACTAAAGTAGCAATCTATGAAAGACAAAAAATACTGGAGATATCAGTCTAATATTTGAAtgtcacagaaaaagtgatgtagGTCTTGAAAATTTCAGGATTAACAAAAATCTTAAAAGATACAATAGCACTAGAAAAGAAGCAAATACTAGTGGTACCAAACTTCTAATTGAAGAAACTGATCCAATCatagaagaagaattagaagctgatctaaatagACTAGCAAACATGCTTAGAGCATAAAAGCTCTATGAACTTTATAATGATGCAGAATCTTGCAAAGATATAATTAGATTAGAACAGCTAATTGAAGaaatcaaaaaattcaaaatagaaAAAGTAACAAAGGTCCTTCCATATCAAGATgtagaaatggaagaaggagaaagctccaaaactatTATTACTAAAGAAAAAGGAATAACTAAACTTCCTATAAGAAAAGCACCTACAcgcagagaagaagaaagaaaactcCCAAATATTTGTCCTAGAAGACAACTTGCCTAGAGTGCCAATCACCAACTATGGTATATGGCTAAAtttagacaaagctctagataaAAAAAAAGCTATTGACATTAGGATAGACAACCTTATGATGACGTCTGCTCTTATCCTTGAAAAATTTTGAAGCACCAAATTTACAGGTGTATTATGAAACTACCCTTACTAGTGTAGCAAAGAAATACTATTTCTAGCTCTTTCAAAGAAGccgaaagaagaaaaaattggtTGGAACAAAATAAACACTGGAAATCACCATATGAATTTCTCGTACTCCTCTATGACCAATTTTGCGGAGACCTTTCAAACATaagtgaaaaggctaaagagTTAGCCAAAACAAATAATATTTATGCCCTTAAGATCTGAgatatgagatattttgaagaatactacTGTACAATTAGAGAACTAGAAAATGCAGATCTAGTAACCTTATTACATAGAAAATtgcctgaaccatggagaacaacaatcagagaaagcatagctgtaAAATCAATATATAGATTTTTTGTCCGAAGAATTGCTAAAAGAATTAAGAAATTACTAAGAGAACAGTGCAAAGCAAATGTGAAAGccaagatggccaagaaacaactcaaaggagttatAAACTTTTGCAATGGAATTTTAGATATGCCCACGTACCAATTGTGGATGCCATGAGTCTAACTtccgaaccaaaaaaaaaaaaaaaagagaaaagaaaaatattattcaAAACGATtcaagaaaaatgaaaacaaaaattggaaattcaagagaaTATCCAATTTCATAAAAGATAAAAGatatcctaaaaagaaattcttctaGAAAAAGAACCATTATGGTAAACTAGAAAAGAAGACATGTAGATGATAGTTATGTAAAGTTAAAGGATATCATGCTAATGAATGTCTAGAAAAGAACTATAGATCTTCAAAACTCTATTTAAAGATTATGAAGTTGTAATAGAAGCAGCGAATATGAAAGGCTATGAAGTAGCCTATtcagatgaagaagaggatatGTCAGTTTACTTGGCCTAGTCAGAAGAAGAGTATTCATCCGATTCTGAAAGCAATTCTGAAGAAGATTATTCAAAATCCAAGCATATGTGTATTCTTAAAGTAAAAAACtaggaagaaagtaagacaaaagaaataatgtcttcatatcAAGTTAACCCAGGAACATTCATTGTGACTATTGCtaatgtcatgaaaagaatggtcttcttatgttttgtgaagagtcaaagaTAACCTATCagaaagaatgcttcatagttGAAGCTAGAAGAAAAGCGAAAATGGAGCAATAGGCGGACTtgtagaacaagaatatgaagaaaatttctttaaaataaaagaaagaaatgaaactCTAACTCAAGATACTACAGAACAAGCAGAACCTCTTccagaaacaaaagaagaacAACTAGAAAATAATCCGAGTATTatagaagaatgtaaaccattcatacaAAAAGAAGAAATCCAGGAAGAACTTCAACAATCGAAAATCATCTCTACTAGTAAGTAACTACACagagattggattaaaattTCCTAATCacaaaaaaatatcatctacactCCTTTATAGATACTGGATCAGGTTTCACAGTAGCAAAAAGATTTACAATTCCATAATACTTCTAGAAAGAAGATACTAAAAGAATAGCTACTGGTATTCAATTCGATGGAAGCCAGTTTACGTTGAAAAAATAGCTAAAGACATTAAAAAATCACCATAGGAGGTGGAACATTTGTCATCAAAACACTTTGGCAAGCAGAAGGCCACGGAGCAGATTTgtagttgggaaatgatttcattctccagcAGAGAGTCGTTCAAGATGAAGAAGCCATTGGCTTTAAGAAAGGTGATAGAATGTTCTGGGCAGGCAGGCTAACACAAGAAAAGAGTGTGGTCAGTCCAAACTTTACCACTTAATATCAGCAGTCACAGCGAAATAGTGGTGACAATCAGCCTAGATTTGAACCAGTGTTGCAATATAAAAACCAAGAAGAACTGTTCATTGAAGAATcttcagaggaagaagaaagtagctaagatgaagaagctagtttaATCCATGaccataacctcaagcactttcaaaACAATTTTAAAGCTCAAAAAATCCCTACGCttgaaaaatcaagaaaatgctAGAACAAAATATTGATGTTGATTCTCAAAAATTTTGGGAAGAAGACCCAGTGGtttgtgaattaagattacatgacatgaatgtaATATGTCACATTAAATCGATCTCACAATACAAAGAAGAagatcaaaaagaattcagGAAAGATATAGGAGACCTCCCGAAAAAGAGATTAATAAGACCATCTACTAGTCCTCATCATGATCCAGCATTCTATGTAAGAAATCATGCTGAAAAATTTAGAGAAAAAGCAAGAATGGTGATTGATTATAGAGATGTCAATAAGCAAACCGTTAAAGATGGTTACCAAATAGCACAAACAAGAGTTTTAATCAATCAGCTCAAatgagctaaagtcttttcaaaattcgatgcataGTCTGGGCTTTGGCAAGTTAAAATATCCAGATAGtgttcctctcactgcatttggaataTCACAAGGTCATTATGAATGGTTAGTGATGCATTTTGACCTCAAACAAACCCCTTCAATTTCCCAAAGAAAGATGGATAACATCTTTAAACATGTAGCTGAATTCTATGTTGTCTACAGAGATGACATCTTGGTCTTCTCTAAAAACatagaagaacacatgaaacacctttGTGAGGTCACCAAGTTGATAATTCAACATGGAATCATCTTAGGAGAAACAAAAGTTTTCTTTATCCTAGATGAAGTTGATTTTCTTGGTATTAATATCAGAAATGGAGTAATTAAACTCCAATCCCATATCCATggaaaaatctggaaatttcctAATAAGATTCTTGATGCTAAAGTTCTAGAGAGATTCTTTAGGAGTcattaattatgggagagatttcattcctaAAATCTCGAGATTAACAACAATGTTATCTCACGAAACCA
Coding sequences within:
- the LOC133711513 gene encoding uncharacterized protein LOC133711513 → MPTEAPSKSDAPYADIDPDIIIQGLLRESQTVRRIDVDLPDKVRVTDHRVSMSFPDEMYLRFPDAVLEYLNQRVEEEAGTEGHEVPVAREPARGGQDQPMQVGEEGELPQVCAGERQSPETWEAERQSPQVSAGGEGLGDGVRASEPTVEVEISVEELLEEVERRQSDTSARARLVQDAVLEQLETVFGEEVGDPVSREVITVDSGEAEVTSQAVGETGLTIEVPEVQPESGEDVDNGIMQAVNLNYHASGELVAHFDREIERLQGELEAERNRARELQNAVDHGRVEHEDIRRVIDEGIARRMELEQALAIEEARRQEAEGTVAPLREANLDLTGKLQRAEDGLRLVEQVRARVAEAEERLQDLERQVRERDVELELRAAALESLAPYPDRVVDLEGQVGNLQREVDQLRDVELEAGEREAEMERLRKELAEERARSSDFAEEYLCLRAAAETHKNKLAKARLDGAEKAVDLYIRKNHFREKMNKAFSDGALH